A genome region from Tolypothrix sp. PCC 7712 includes the following:
- the plsX gene encoding phosphate acyltransferase PlsX: protein MGSTGVRIAIDAMGGDHAPAEIVAGAVRAGEELGVTVLLVGDPQQIEAALPPKTNLAQVEIVPAEEAIAMDEEPLNAVRRKRKASINVAMDLVKQQQADAVFSAGHSGAAMASALLRLGRLPGIDRPAIGTVFPTIKAGKPVLILDVGANVDCRPKFLEQFAVMGSAYSQYVLGTPEPKVGLLNIGEEDTKGNEVALRAHQLLKENTQISFIGNAEGRDVLSGDFDVIVCDGFVGNVLLKFAEAVGGVILQILREELPQGLHGQIGTALLKPNLKRIKQRMDHAEHGGALLLGVDGVCLIGHGSSQAPSVFNAIRMAKEAVDNQVLQRLRTQYQALERESG from the coding sequence ATGGGATCGACTGGCGTAAGGATCGCAATTGATGCAATGGGAGGGGATCATGCACCCGCTGAAATCGTGGCTGGCGCTGTGCGCGCAGGCGAGGAGTTGGGTGTAACAGTATTGTTGGTGGGTGATCCCCAACAAATTGAAGCTGCCCTGCCGCCAAAAACCAACCTGGCGCAGGTAGAGATCGTTCCTGCTGAGGAAGCGATCGCAATGGATGAGGAGCCGCTAAACGCAGTTAGACGCAAGCGTAAGGCTTCGATCAATGTGGCGATGGATTTGGTGAAGCAGCAACAAGCTGATGCTGTGTTTTCCGCAGGACACTCTGGGGCAGCTATGGCCTCCGCTTTGCTCCGCCTAGGACGCTTGCCGGGAATTGACCGCCCAGCAATTGGGACAGTTTTTCCTACAATCAAAGCTGGCAAGCCAGTACTCATACTTGATGTTGGTGCCAATGTAGACTGTCGCCCGAAATTTTTAGAACAGTTTGCTGTGATGGGGTCGGCCTACAGTCAATATGTACTGGGTACACCGGAACCAAAAGTAGGTCTGTTGAATATCGGCGAAGAAGACACTAAAGGTAATGAAGTGGCTTTGCGCGCCCACCAACTCCTCAAAGAAAATACTCAAATTTCTTTTATTGGTAATGCTGAAGGCCGTGATGTACTTTCTGGTGACTTTGATGTCATTGTCTGTGATGGCTTTGTTGGCAATGTTTTACTAAAATTTGCCGAAGCCGTAGGCGGAGTGATTTTACAAATCTTGCGGGAAGAATTACCCCAAGGCTTGCATGGTCAAATCGGTACAGCACTTTTAAAACCAAACCTGAAGCGAATTAAGCAACGGATGGATCACGCAGAACATGGCGGTGCTTTGCTTTTAGGTGTGGATGGAGTTTGTTTGATTGGTCATGGTAGCTCCCAAGCGCCTTCAGTTTTTAATGCAATCCGTATGGCCAAAGAAGCTGTAGATAACCAGGTGCTACAACGCCTACGTACCCAATATCAAGCCCTAGAGCGTGAAAGTGGTTAG
- a CDS encoding beta-ketoacyl-ACP synthase III: MHNIGIAITGSGSAVPETSVDNEALTALVETSDEWIATRTGIRQRRLANPTESLSVLAARASSQAIASAGITAADLDLIILATSTPDDLFGSACQIQAEIGATKAVAFDLTAACSGFIFGMVTAAQYIRSGVYQNVLLIGADILSRWVDWQDRSTCVLFGDGAGAVVMQANESDRLLGFTLKSDGSQNHFLNLAYQASSQELIPNVNISQGKYHPITMNGKEVYRFAVQKVPEVIDKTLFQANLNVDQVDWLLLHQANQRILDAVAQRLNIPQEKVISNLANYGNTSAASIPIALDEAVRQGKIKPNDIIAASGFGAGLTWGAAIFQWGR, translated from the coding sequence GTGCATAACATAGGCATAGCAATTACTGGCAGTGGCTCGGCAGTACCAGAAACTTCCGTAGATAATGAAGCGCTGACTGCATTGGTGGAGACCTCAGACGAGTGGATCGCCACAAGAACAGGAATTCGTCAAAGGCGATTGGCAAATCCCACAGAGTCATTGAGTGTACTTGCGGCTCGTGCTAGTAGTCAAGCGATCGCATCTGCTGGCATTACCGCCGCAGATTTGGATTTAATTATTTTGGCAACCTCTACCCCTGATGATCTGTTTGGCAGTGCTTGTCAAATTCAGGCGGAAATTGGAGCGACCAAAGCCGTAGCATTTGACTTAACTGCTGCCTGTTCTGGCTTTATATTTGGCATGGTCACCGCAGCCCAATACATTAGAAGCGGTGTATATCAAAACGTACTGTTGATCGGGGCAGACATCCTCTCTCGTTGGGTAGATTGGCAAGACCGCAGCACCTGTGTATTGTTTGGTGATGGAGCTGGAGCAGTAGTCATGCAGGCCAATGAGAGCGATCGCTTACTAGGATTTACCCTCAAAAGTGACGGTAGCCAAAACCACTTCCTGAACCTTGCCTATCAAGCCTCTTCTCAAGAGCTGATTCCTAACGTCAATATCTCCCAAGGTAAATATCACCCAATTACCATGAACGGCAAAGAAGTTTACCGCTTTGCTGTCCAAAAAGTGCCAGAAGTTATAGATAAAACTTTATTTCAGGCGAATCTCAATGTGGATCAAGTAGATTGGCTACTCCTACATCAAGCTAACCAGCGCATTCTAGACGCTGTAGCCCAACGCCTCAATATTCCCCAAGAAAAAGTTATTAGTAATCTTGCCAACTATGGCAATACCTCTGCCGCCTCTATTCCCATTGCTTTAGATGAAGCTGTGCGGCAAGGCAAAATTAAACCCAATGACATTATTGCGGCATCTGGCTTTGGTGCTGGGCTGACATGGGGTGCAGCAATTTTCCAATGGGGAAGATAA
- the fabD gene encoding ACP S-malonyltransferase gives MTKTAWVFPGQGSQVTGMGMDLLEIPSAKEKFTQAEAILGWSVIDICQSDSDQLLRTLYTQPCLYVVETILADLLQERGHQPDLVAGHSLGEYSALYVAGVFDWSVGLHLVKRRAELMEAVSGGMMAALMNFDREQLDAVIAAKPDVVLANDNSPAQVVISGTPDAVHEVMSQVKSKRAIPLKVSGAFHSPLIASAATEFQEILDGVEFQAANVPVVSNVEPIPTVDAETLKQRLIQQMTGSVRWREISLLLPTQGIEEVIEIGPGNVLTGLIKRTTPGLSLKNIRNAAELPG, from the coding sequence ATGACTAAAACTGCATGGGTTTTTCCCGGACAAGGTTCCCAAGTAACTGGTATGGGAATGGACTTATTAGAGATACCCTCAGCGAAGGAGAAATTTACCCAAGCTGAGGCCATCTTAGGTTGGTCTGTTATTGACATTTGCCAAAGTGATAGCGACCAGTTATTACGTACACTCTACACTCAACCCTGTCTTTATGTAGTAGAAACCATTCTCGCCGATTTGCTTCAAGAAAGAGGGCATCAGCCAGATTTAGTGGCTGGGCATAGTTTAGGAGAATACTCTGCCCTGTACGTTGCTGGTGTTTTTGATTGGTCTGTTGGCTTACACTTAGTCAAGCGTCGAGCTGAACTCATGGAAGCTGTTTCTGGTGGGATGATGGCGGCGCTAATGAACTTTGACCGCGAACAGTTGGATGCAGTAATTGCCGCCAAGCCTGACGTAGTGCTGGCAAATGATAACAGTCCGGCTCAAGTCGTAATTTCTGGTACTCCCGATGCTGTACATGAAGTCATGTCCCAAGTAAAAAGCAAGCGTGCTATTCCTTTAAAAGTTTCGGGCGCATTCCACTCACCTTTAATTGCATCTGCAGCTACGGAATTCCAAGAAATCCTTGATGGTGTGGAATTCCAAGCAGCGAATGTACCCGTAGTATCTAATGTGGAACCCATACCAACTGTTGATGCTGAGACTCTCAAACAACGTCTGATTCAACAAATGACGGGTTCTGTCAGATGGCGAGAAATTTCTCTGCTACTGCCAACCCAAGGTATTGAGGAAGTCATAGAAATTGGCCCGGGTAATGTGTTAACTGGTTTAATTAAACGCACCACTCCTGGTTTAAGCTTAAAAAATATCCGGAATGCTGCTGAGTTACCGGGTTAG
- a CDS encoding lysophospholipid acyltransferase family protein has product MSKSREPLVSLALYHAFKWSIVSPMLHAYFRVKIHGVENVPQSGPLLVVSNHASYFDPPIVSNCVLRPVAYMAKEELFKVPVLAQAIKLYGAYPVSRGAADRTAIRSALECIDNGWAVGVFLQGTRTNDGRITDPKRGAALLAAKAKAPILPVSLWGTEQILQKGSSIPRQVPITVRIGQVIDTPSSSNKEELQALTQKCADVINQMHDLGR; this is encoded by the coding sequence ATGAGCAAAAGCCGTGAACCTTTAGTTAGCCTGGCACTTTACCACGCTTTTAAATGGTCTATTGTCAGTCCAATGCTTCATGCTTACTTTCGGGTCAAGATTCATGGGGTAGAAAATGTCCCACAATCTGGGCCGTTACTAGTCGTGAGTAATCATGCTAGTTACTTTGATCCGCCAATAGTCTCTAATTGTGTCCTGCGTCCAGTGGCTTACATGGCGAAGGAAGAGTTATTTAAAGTCCCAGTTTTGGCGCAAGCAATTAAATTGTATGGTGCTTACCCAGTCAGCCGGGGCGCAGCCGATCGCACTGCCATTCGTTCTGCTTTAGAGTGTATTGATAATGGTTGGGCTGTGGGTGTGTTCTTGCAGGGTACTCGCACAAACGATGGTCGAATTACAGACCCCAAACGAGGCGCAGCACTGTTAGCAGCAAAGGCAAAAGCACCTATCTTACCAGTCAGTTTATGGGGTACTGAGCAGATTTTACAAAAAGGCTCCTCTATACCCCGTCAAGTTCCAATTACCGTCAGAATTGGGCAAGTGATTGATACTCCTAGTTCCTCAAATAAGGAGGAATTGCAAGCGTTGACTCAAAAATGTGCAGATGTGATTAACCAAATGCATGATTTAGGAAGATGA
- a CDS encoding AI-2E family transporter: protein MTGFEAKNFWQRLNNLALVRFLLLVAAGWAIVQLLAYFQGVIVIFTFAAILAFLLSYPVKWLRRFLPHSVAVVLVFLLSIVVLGGIAITLGLAVLSQGQQLIDSITTFLNSLAPLIERLESFLRSRNLQIDLNFIEDQLRTQAINSLVNSLAILQQFLTNFVTFILIAVISFFMLLDGEKIWQLILKIVPSQRRNRFNRIIKKSFLGFFRGQLLLTLFLTTATFIVFVVLNVPFALLLSVIVGLLDVIPGIGATLGVSTITLIVLSQSVWLALKVLIACIVLQQIQDNLIAPRIMQGALNLNPVVVFFALLVGARVAGLLGIFISIPIAGVIVSLFEIEEMQAES, encoded by the coding sequence ATGACAGGCTTTGAAGCCAAGAATTTTTGGCAGCGATTAAATAATCTGGCTTTAGTCCGCTTTTTACTTTTAGTTGCTGCTGGTTGGGCAATTGTACAGCTTTTAGCCTACTTTCAAGGGGTGATTGTAATTTTTACATTCGCCGCCATTTTAGCTTTTTTACTCAGCTATCCTGTAAAATGGCTCCGGCGTTTTTTACCCCATAGTGTTGCTGTTGTTTTAGTGTTCCTACTCAGCATTGTGGTGCTGGGAGGAATTGCGATTACCTTGGGTTTAGCTGTTTTATCCCAAGGGCAACAGTTAATAGATAGTATAACTACTTTTTTAAACTCTTTAGCACCTTTAATTGAGCGATTAGAATCTTTTTTGCGTAGTCGTAATTTACAAATAGATTTAAATTTTATTGAAGACCAGTTACGCACTCAAGCAATCAATAGTCTGGTAAATAGTTTAGCTATTTTACAACAATTTTTGACTAACTTTGTGACTTTTATATTGATTGCTGTTATTTCATTTTTCATGCTGCTGGATGGTGAGAAAATTTGGCAATTAATTCTCAAAATAGTTCCCAGTCAAAGACGCAATCGCTTTAATAGAATCATCAAGAAAAGTTTTCTAGGATTTTTTCGAGGTCAGTTGTTATTAACTCTATTTTTAACAACTGCCACATTTATTGTATTCGTAGTTTTAAATGTTCCCTTTGCCTTGCTTTTATCAGTCATAGTTGGCTTACTGGATGTGATTCCTGGGATTGGGGCAACATTAGGGGTTAGTACTATTACTTTGATTGTCTTATCTCAAAGTGTTTGGCTAGCATTGAAGGTATTGATAGCTTGCATTGTACTACAGCAAATTCAAGATAATTTAATTGCCCCACGGATTATGCAAGGGGCGCTAAATCTCAATCCTGTAGTTGTATTTTTTGCTTTGCTAGTAGGTGCAAGAGTTGCAGGTTTACTAGGTATTTTTATCTCTATTCCCATCGCTGGGGTAATTGTATCTTTGTTTGAAATTGAAGAGATGCAAGCAGAATCTTAG
- a CDS encoding DUF2288 domain-containing protein, protein MPDFRAELAENLDESEWEWLIPHVKRDAVILVASGLDLLDVGVAIASDNIPQVQIWIDEQLITKPNPEQLGEWNANPQKRFQTLIVQPYVIVQEIANT, encoded by the coding sequence ATGCCTGATTTTAGAGCGGAATTAGCAGAAAATTTAGATGAATCAGAGTGGGAATGGCTAATTCCTCATGTGAAAAGAGATGCCGTAATTCTGGTAGCATCAGGGTTAGATTTGTTAGATGTGGGAGTTGCGATCGCCAGTGATAATATTCCCCAAGTGCAAATATGGATTGATGAGCAATTGATTACCAAACCCAATCCAGAACAGTTGGGAGAGTGGAATGCCAATCCTCAAAAGCGTTTTCAAACACTCATTGTTCAGCCTTATGTCATAGTGCAAGAAATAGCAAATACCTAA
- a CDS encoding isochorismate synthase MenF yields the protein MTVSPCRNSFFVEYKDLYQFLTVVQENCLNNNCRQIVSISLEIDLVDPLVVLDELGQVNEINFYFENKGKGEAIAAIDSVARLSIDGTDRFSKAENFIKNSLKNIVKFSNDNLPFSGPHFFCYFSFFPQNSQADYPFSAATIFLPRWQISIKNQRCILVMNSVVTASENINKILQTLCNKIDTINSLKYYSPNLEVFPANFSKKSVSNANHFQSSVTSALEKIRNNHLTKIVLADALDVQSSNDFNLFKSLNNLRQIHPNCYIFSTSNGKGQNFIGASPERLICIHDHKLITDALAGSAPRGKTPTEDAANANLLINNEKEKHEHSLVIDFITQRLSQIGLLPQVLPPRLRQLSNIQHLWTPISALVPANVHPLKIVAQLHPTPAVAGAARDIACAEIRRYENFERGLYAAPLGWVDSEGNCEFVVGIRSALINGDRARLYAGAGIVAGSDPEKEFAEVQLKLQALLKALV from the coding sequence ATGACAGTTTCACCATGTCGCAACAGCTTCTTCGTAGAGTACAAAGACCTCTACCAATTTCTCACAGTAGTTCAAGAAAATTGCCTCAACAATAATTGCAGGCAAATTGTGAGTATTTCGCTAGAAATTGATCTAGTAGATCCCCTAGTTGTATTAGATGAACTGGGTCAAGTAAATGAGATAAATTTTTATTTTGAAAATAAGGGCAAAGGAGAAGCGATCGCAGCTATTGATTCTGTTGCGAGATTAAGTATTGATGGAACTGATAGGTTTAGTAAAGCGGAGAATTTTATCAAAAATTCTCTCAAAAATATAGTTAAATTTAGTAACGATAATTTACCTTTTTCTGGCCCACATTTTTTCTGTTACTTTAGCTTTTTTCCCCAAAACTCCCAAGCAGATTACCCATTTTCTGCAGCTACAATTTTTCTACCACGTTGGCAAATATCTATCAAAAATCAGCGCTGTATTTTAGTGATGAATTCAGTTGTCACAGCCAGCGAAAATATTAATAAGATATTACAAACTCTGTGCAATAAAATTGACACAATTAATTCTTTAAAATATTATTCACCCAATCTGGAAGTTTTTCCTGCTAATTTTAGCAAAAAATCCGTTAGTAATGCGAATCATTTTCAAAGTTCTGTAACATCTGCTTTAGAAAAAATTCGTAATAATCATTTAACCAAAATTGTGTTAGCGGATGCTTTAGATGTTCAATCTAGCAATGATTTTAATTTATTTAAATCTTTAAATAATCTGCGGCAAATACATCCTAATTGCTATATATTCTCTACGAGTAATGGCAAGGGACAAAACTTTATTGGTGCAAGTCCAGAACGTTTAATCTGTATTCACGATCACAAGTTGATTACAGATGCGTTAGCAGGTTCTGCACCCCGAGGTAAAACGCCTACTGAAGATGCAGCTAATGCCAATCTGTTAATTAATAACGAAAAAGAAAAGCACGAACATTCCCTAGTCATTGATTTTATTACTCAACGCCTATCTCAAATCGGTTTATTACCCCAGGTATTACCACCACGCTTGCGACAATTATCGAATATTCAACATTTATGGACACCAATTAGCGCTTTAGTTCCGGCTAACGTCCATCCCCTAAAAATTGTCGCACAACTGCATCCTACACCAGCCGTCGCCGGTGCAGCCAGAGATATCGCCTGTGCGGAAATTCGCCGCTATGAAAACTTTGAAAGGGGTTTATATGCAGCACCCCTAGGTTGGGTAGATTCTGAGGGTAACTGCGAGTTTGTTGTAGGGATTCGTTCTGCACTCATCAATGGCGATCGCGCTAGACTATATGCAGGTGCGGGTATCGTTGCAGGTTCCGATCCTGAAAAAGAGTTTGCAGAGGTGCAACTTAAACTTCAGGCGTTATTAAAAGCTTTAGTTTAA
- the menA gene encoding 2-carboxy-1,4-naphthoquinone phytyltransferase, whose amino-acid sequence MTTQQILYPKSKLWMAAIKPPMYSVAIMPIWVGTSVAFAETKNFNATIFTTFIAAAILILAWENISNDVFDSETGIDKNKHHSLVNLTGKKLVVFWLGNLCLLLGLLGILAIATWQQDLTVIGVILLCCALGYMYQGPPFRLGYQGLGEILCFFAFGPLAVGAAYYSQTQTWSMTSLLASVIVGIVTSLILFCSHFHQVDDDIAAGKRSPIVRLGTETGSQVLTWFTASIYPLTLILVLWGIFPVWTLLSWLSLPYAFKLCRHVQQYHNQPDKVSNCKFIAVAVHFWACLLLGVGFVL is encoded by the coding sequence ATGACTACACAGCAGATTTTATATCCCAAAAGCAAGTTATGGATGGCAGCGATTAAACCGCCGATGTATAGTGTTGCCATTATGCCTATTTGGGTAGGAACATCGGTAGCATTTGCAGAAACCAAAAATTTTAATGCAACAATATTTACTACTTTTATTGCAGCAGCAATTTTAATTCTGGCGTGGGAAAATATCAGTAATGATGTCTTTGATTCCGAGACGGGGATAGATAAAAATAAACACCATTCACTGGTAAACTTAACTGGAAAAAAGTTAGTAGTATTTTGGTTAGGAAATCTTTGCTTACTTTTGGGTTTGCTGGGCATACTAGCGATCGCAACTTGGCAACAAGACCTAACTGTGATTGGGGTAATTCTGCTTTGTTGTGCTTTGGGCTATATGTACCAAGGGCCTCCCTTTCGTTTAGGATACCAGGGTTTAGGTGAAATTCTCTGCTTTTTTGCCTTTGGCCCGTTGGCAGTGGGTGCAGCATACTATAGCCAAACCCAAACTTGGTCAATGACGAGCCTACTAGCTTCAGTAATTGTCGGCATTGTTACTAGTTTAATTTTATTTTGCTCCCACTTTCACCAGGTAGATGATGACATAGCAGCAGGAAAGCGATCGCCTATTGTCCGCCTGGGAACTGAAACAGGATCTCAAGTTCTCACTTGGTTTACCGCGAGTATTTATCCTCTCACCTTGATTTTGGTGTTATGGGGAATTTTCCCTGTCTGGACGCTATTAAGTTGGCTAAGTCTACCCTACGCTTTTAAATTATGCCGCCACGTCCAGCAATATCATAATCAGCCAGACAAGGTGAGTAATTGTAAATTTATCGCCGTAGCCGTACATTTTTGGGCTTGTTTGCTTTTGGGCGTGGGATTTGTGCTTTGA
- a CDS encoding o-succinylbenzoate synthase, which yields MTYRFEFRLIARKFLRSLITSHGNWDIRESIIIRLIDEAGREGWGEIPPISWFGSETLPQALDFFRQLPEEITKEIIFSIPDALPACQFGFESALGGLGTGDWGLGNKGTREQADIPITNYQLPITHYPMPISALLPAGEAALNVWQKLWEEGYRTFKWKIGVDAIANELKIFHLLIDSLPASTKLRLDANAGLSYKEAELWLENCDKFSEKVEFIEQPLAVTEFEAMLQLSSRYQTAIALDESVATLSQLHAAYQQGWRDIFVIKPAIAGSPSRLRQFCRQHNIDAVFSSVFETAIGRHAALQLAAELSQHNRAVGFGINHLLEQEEETWLQRLWRNL from the coding sequence GTGACTTACAGATTTGAATTTCGTCTGATAGCGCGGAAATTTTTGCGATCGCTTATTACTAGTCATGGTAATTGGGATATTCGCGAAAGCATTATTATTCGTCTGATTGATGAAGCAGGTAGAGAGGGATGGGGGGAAATTCCGCCGATTAGCTGGTTTGGTTCTGAAACTCTCCCACAAGCTTTAGATTTTTTTCGCCAACTACCAGAGGAAATTACAAAAGAAATCATCTTTTCGATTCCCGATGCTTTACCTGCTTGTCAATTTGGTTTTGAGTCAGCACTTGGGGGGCTGGGGACTGGGGATTGGGGACTGGGGAACAAGGGGACTAGGGAACAAGCAGATATTCCCATTACCAATTACCAATTACCCATTACCCATTACCCCATGCCCATTAGCGCCTTATTACCAGCTGGAGAAGCGGCGTTAAATGTATGGCAAAAACTTTGGGAGGAAGGATATCGGACGTTTAAATGGAAAATTGGTGTTGATGCGATCGCAAATGAATTGAAAATTTTTCACTTACTGATTGACAGTTTACCAGCCTCTACAAAACTACGATTAGATGCGAATGCGGGACTTAGCTACAAAGAAGCTGAATTATGGCTAGAAAATTGTGATAAATTTTCAGAAAAAGTGGAATTTATCGAACAACCGCTAGCAGTGACAGAATTTGAGGCGATGTTGCAGCTGAGTAGCCGTTATCAAACAGCGATCGCTTTAGATGAATCTGTCGCTACACTCTCACAACTTCATGCTGCTTATCAACAAGGTTGGCGAGACATTTTTGTAATTAAGCCAGCGATCGCAGGTTCACCATCACGCCTGCGGCAGTTTTGTAGGCAGCATAACATTGATGCTGTCTTTTCCTCCGTCTTTGAAACTGCGATCGGCAGACACGCAGCACTCCAGCTAGCAGCAGAATTATCTCAGCATAACCGCGCAGTTGGCTTCGGAATCAACCATTTGTTGGAACAAGAAGAAGAAACATGGCTTCAACGTCTATGGCGCAACCTGTAA
- a CDS encoding 2-succinylbenzoate--CoA ligase yields MAQPVNYLNILNNLDIANCLIGCDSSQIQQLAEELYSELLQLSASGTTPKIILAERQPERFLAAFLAACAANCSVFLCNPDWGTQEWQQVFDLVQPDIICGDLNELNLLPPSSTSSPSSTSSPPSPHSPLIMIPTGGSSGKIKFAIHTWDTLTASVQGFKEYFQVNYINSFCVLPLYHVSGLMQFMRSFTTGGKLAILPFKALADGQIYDIEISDFFISLVPTQLQRLLQNPTLTKWISQFQTVMLGGAPAWDELLEKSRFHRIRLAPTYGMTETASQIATLKPDDFLNGKVNSGQILPHAQITVCNQQGEILNCNQPGNITIQAQSLALGYYPKLWDKQDNFSVDDVGFLDTQGYLKILGRNSDKIISGGENIYPVEVEATIRATKMVDDICVIGVSDNHWGQVLTAIYIPKASYTSLEIQTAIQDKLCKFKIPKHWIPVSTLPRNPQGKINRQQLQQMVKECSSLK; encoded by the coding sequence ATGGCGCAACCTGTAAACTATCTTAATATTCTGAATAATTTAGATATTGCTAATTGCCTAATTGGTTGTGATAGTTCTCAAATACAGCAATTAGCTGAGGAATTATATTCAGAACTCTTGCAATTGTCTGCATCAGGCACAACGCCCAAAATAATTTTAGCCGAACGCCAACCAGAGCGATTTTTAGCTGCTTTTCTCGCCGCTTGTGCTGCTAATTGTTCAGTATTTCTCTGTAACCCCGACTGGGGAACACAAGAATGGCAACAAGTTTTCGATTTAGTACAACCAGATATCATCTGTGGAGATTTAAACGAATTAAATCTTTTACCTCCCTCATCTACCTCATCTCCCTCATCTACCTCATCTCCGCCATCTCCCCACTCACCACTAATCATGATTCCCACTGGTGGATCGTCAGGAAAAATTAAGTTCGCCATCCACACTTGGGACACATTAACGGCATCTGTGCAAGGATTTAAAGAATATTTTCAGGTAAATTATATTAATTCTTTTTGTGTATTACCGCTTTATCACGTCAGTGGTTTAATGCAATTTATGCGTTCTTTTACCACTGGTGGAAAACTAGCTATTTTACCATTTAAAGCATTAGCAGATGGTCAAATATATGATATTGAAATATCAGATTTTTTCATATCTTTAGTACCGACTCAGTTACAACGCCTCTTACAAAACCCCACATTAACTAAATGGATATCGCAATTTCAAACGGTTATGTTAGGCGGTGCGCCTGCGTGGGATGAACTCTTAGAAAAATCTCGATTTCATCGTATTAGGTTAGCACCTACTTATGGGATGACAGAAACCGCCTCTCAAATAGCTACCTTAAAACCAGATGATTTTCTCAATGGTAAAGTTAATTCCGGTCAAATTCTCCCCCATGCTCAAATAACTGTTTGCAATCAACAAGGGGAAATTTTAAATTGCAATCAACCAGGAAATATTACCATTCAAGCACAATCTTTAGCACTGGGATATTATCCAAAACTTTGGGATAAACAAGATAATTTTTCAGTAGATGATGTTGGCTTTTTAGATACCCAAGGTTATTTAAAAATTCTGGGGCGTAATAGTGACAAAATAATTAGCGGAGGCGAAAACATCTATCCTGTCGAAGTTGAAGCAACCATACGAGCAACTAAAATGGTGGATGATATTTGTGTGATTGGCGTATCAGATAACCACTGGGGGCAAGTATTAACAGCGATTTATATTCCTAAAGCATCCTATACATCATTAGAAATTCAAACAGCCATCCAAGATAAACTTTGTAAATTCAAAATTCCTAAACACTGGATTCCTGTATCAACTTTACCCCGCAATCCCCAAGGTAAAATTAACCGCCAACAACTACAGCAGATGGTAAAAGAATGCTCAAGCTTGAAATGA
- a CDS encoding acyl-CoA thioesterase: MPFTYNRSVRFQDTDAAGVVYFANILGICHEAYEESLEAAGINLKTFFSNPSVAFPIVHANVDFFRPVFCGDKLLVCLMPQKLGGEKFEIAYEISVAEVIVAKAITRHVCIDANSRTKQELPVEIVNWLETNRRDTEEAERRKARETM; this comes from the coding sequence ATGCCTTTTACATATAACCGTAGCGTTCGCTTTCAAGATACTGATGCTGCTGGGGTAGTGTATTTTGCGAATATTTTGGGGATTTGTCATGAAGCCTATGAAGAATCTCTAGAAGCAGCAGGTATTAATTTAAAAACTTTTTTTAGCAATCCATCGGTAGCTTTTCCGATTGTTCATGCTAATGTTGATTTTTTCCGTCCGGTGTTTTGTGGCGATAAGTTGCTGGTGTGTTTGATGCCACAAAAATTAGGTGGGGAGAAGTTTGAAATTGCTTATGAGATTTCTGTGGCTGAGGTAATAGTTGCTAAGGCAATTACAAGACACGTTTGTATTGATGCGAATAGTAGAACTAAGCAGGAATTGCCTGTGGAAATTGTCAATTGGTTGGAAACGAACCGCAGAGACACAGAGGAAGCAGAGAGAAGAAAAGCAAGGGAAACTATGTAA